A DNA window from Aureibaculum sp. 2308TA14-22 contains the following coding sequences:
- a CDS encoding ATP-binding protein — MQLKFFLKLIILLIIVFGHNYTTAQEQSNFIRLSKTFAGNSKIMEDDLGYVWISTRDGLYKYDGYDFSFTSFNEIFGENSGTNLGLQFSKDINGNFWLSSLNGSFKKINNSGLNTKYKDSLNSINRNTTISTIKNIKQNMWFGSDNGVLYSYNETTGMDSITKLPSIKKVNQVIKSIAYTTDKVWTSTSKDKLYYFDTHSKKLKEFKLPVDNHIGSIRITTDREENLWIATELQGLFKYNIKEGSFKQYDHFKIQDSKFSMFISLFCSKDGIIWAGTDGDGLYKINPSNDKITIFKHDETNKFSISSNTITYITEDKHSNKWIVTKNGQINILPNNDNNIKFYSGSKNSQPNRILTILKSSDGSLWIGTDGKGLNRVLPSNEKVHYSNTEKDKYFFKGRYIQKLVESVNGNIWIATYQNGLWVFDTKKETFSKIKTHDTFGNHSPDIRELFKDSKNRIWATSGVAINAFSENGNLLHTFNNNDKGLFGEISNNICEDEFGNIWIGFGRGLFKLSENKEDFSQSFFLNYDYFPKNNTINTNNNLRIIKPDYNGNLWILSTSGFLIKYDINKDSYVPFQNNDNLKDIQFTTLLIDNPYNIWLGSINGVHHYNVKNDNIKSYYQTDGLLQNNFRASHKDNNGMFYFGGNDGVNSFLPKDLVKKESVAKLFINSIEILNKPASLIIPNQLNDKIENINTLKLNANQSSFSFQFSAIDNLLNSNYYYAYRLKGFDKDWITPRKERIATYTNIPSGNYTFEVRSGSKKGEWNIATKSIDINIKPQWWLHPWAYVFYLILLSSLLFGIYKWVKLKNKLAKEEWQNYKEKELYALKMNFFAKMSHEIQTPLTLILGPIDDMLSRAKANGNSLLRKRLSILKNNTNRLSRVANELMTVRNKELGKLRIYASKNNLKNHLSDIVLSFSEQASFKNIDLIKDFPNEEITLWYDVDKIEHVIYNLLSNAFKFTPREGSIAIKIDNKNTDTVKICVSDSGPGIPKQELEDIFKIFYRSELGKHKRGLGIGLALTKEMVSLHHGKIDVESSPEKGTCFSVLLSKNENKFSENEKVTVESKKEPIKLASEYTKELDLNLNTDVNKNRLHTLLIVEDNIEMQMFLKDVLETTYNLLFAENGKQGIVLAKKNKPDLIISDIMMPVMDGIEMCKVLQKKKSTGHIPIILLTAKNSSKFKLLGLKTGAVEYLRKPFNFHELQLKIENTIKNQEKVVARYKTDLISKPKENNSKSKDDIFMEDLVKQLDIQLENSDFKLEDLSDCLNMSYSVIYRKCQDITGKSLVEFVRSLRLKKAAVLIVKKGYNISEAAFTVGFKDAKYFTKRFKEEFKTTPYSMKKEITKLNSTKILEKYKIQF; from the coding sequence ATGCAATTGAAGTTTTTTTTAAAATTAATAATTCTATTAATTATAGTTTTTGGGCATAATTATACAACTGCTCAAGAACAATCAAACTTTATTCGACTATCAAAAACTTTTGCAGGTAATTCAAAAATTATGGAAGATGACTTAGGCTATGTATGGATTTCTACAAGAGATGGTTTGTATAAATATGACGGTTACGATTTTTCTTTTACTTCATTTAACGAAATATTTGGTGAGAATTCTGGAACAAATTTGGGCCTTCAGTTTTCTAAAGATATAAATGGGAATTTCTGGCTTTCTTCCTTAAATGGGTCTTTTAAAAAAATTAATAACAGTGGCCTAAATACCAAATATAAAGACAGTTTAAACTCAATCAATAGAAATACAACAATTTCCACGATAAAAAATATTAAACAAAATATGTGGTTTGGTTCTGATAACGGTGTCCTGTATTCTTATAACGAAACTACGGGAATGGATAGCATAACCAAACTTCCGAGCATAAAAAAGGTTAATCAAGTTATAAAAAGTATTGCATATACAACTGATAAAGTTTGGACAAGTACCTCTAAAGACAAATTGTATTATTTCGATACACATTCAAAAAAATTAAAAGAGTTTAAACTACCTGTTGATAATCATATAGGGAGTATTCGAATAACTACGGATAGAGAAGAAAATTTATGGATTGCTACAGAATTACAGGGGTTATTTAAATATAATATAAAAGAGGGGTCGTTTAAGCAATATGACCATTTCAAAATTCAAGATTCAAAATTCAGTATGTTTATTTCTTTATTTTGCAGTAAAGATGGAATTATTTGGGCTGGTACAGATGGAGATGGGCTGTACAAAATAAATCCTTCAAATGACAAAATCACTATTTTTAAACATGATGAAACCAACAAATTCTCAATTAGCAGTAATACCATTACTTATATTACCGAAGATAAACATTCTAATAAATGGATAGTTACAAAGAATGGACAAATAAATATATTACCAAATAATGATAATAACATAAAATTTTATAGCGGATCAAAAAATAGTCAGCCCAATCGTATTTTAACAATCTTAAAGTCATCTGACGGATCTTTATGGATTGGAACAGATGGCAAAGGGTTGAATAGAGTATTACCTTCAAATGAAAAAGTACATTACAGCAATACAGAAAAAGATAAGTATTTTTTTAAGGGCAGGTACATTCAAAAATTAGTTGAAAGTGTAAATGGGAATATTTGGATTGCCACCTATCAAAATGGGCTTTGGGTTTTTGACACTAAAAAAGAAACTTTTTCTAAAATAAAAACTCATGATACTTTTGGAAACCATTCTCCAGATATCCGAGAACTTTTTAAAGATTCAAAAAATAGAATTTGGGCAACATCTGGTGTCGCCATTAATGCTTTTTCTGAAAACGGCAACCTGTTACATACATTTAATAATAATGACAAAGGCCTTTTTGGCGAAATCTCTAACAATATCTGTGAAGATGAGTTTGGTAATATTTGGATTGGATTTGGTAGAGGGTTATTTAAACTGAGTGAAAATAAAGAAGATTTTAGTCAATCTTTTTTTCTTAATTATGACTATTTCCCAAAAAACAACACAATTAATACAAATAACAATTTAAGAATTATAAAACCAGATTATAATGGAAACTTATGGATTTTAAGTACATCTGGATTTTTAATAAAATATGATATTAATAAAGACAGTTATGTGCCTTTTCAAAATAATGACAATTTAAAGGATATCCAATTTACTACATTGCTGATTGACAATCCTTATAATATTTGGTTGGGAAGTATTAATGGTGTACATCATTACAATGTAAAAAATGACAACATAAAATCTTATTATCAAACTGATGGGCTACTCCAAAACAACTTTAGGGCATCTCATAAAGACAATAATGGTATGTTTTATTTTGGAGGAAACGATGGTGTAAATTCCTTTCTTCCAAAGGATTTAGTTAAAAAAGAATCGGTAGCCAAGTTATTTATTAATTCAATTGAAATTTTGAATAAACCAGCTAGTCTAATTATTCCAAATCAATTGAATGACAAAATTGAGAATATTAACACTTTAAAGTTGAATGCCAACCAATCTTCATTTTCATTTCAATTTTCGGCTATTGATAATTTGTTAAACTCAAATTATTACTATGCTTATAGATTAAAGGGCTTTGATAAAGATTGGATTACCCCAAGAAAAGAACGCATTGCAACTTATACGAATATCCCGTCGGGCAATTACACTTTTGAAGTCAGGTCAGGCTCAAAAAAAGGAGAATGGAACATTGCCACAAAATCTATAGATATTAATATTAAACCCCAATGGTGGTTGCACCCTTGGGCATATGTGTTTTATTTAATCCTTTTATCTTCACTGCTATTTGGTATTTATAAATGGGTAAAACTAAAAAATAAACTAGCAAAAGAAGAATGGCAAAATTATAAAGAAAAAGAATTGTATGCTTTAAAAATGAATTTTTTCGCAAAAATGTCGCATGAAATTCAAACACCGTTAACCCTAATTTTAGGCCCTATTGATGATATGCTATCTAGGGCAAAAGCCAATGGTAATAGCTTATTAAGAAAGCGATTGTCAATTCTAAAAAACAATACCAACAGATTGTCTAGAGTTGCAAATGAGTTGATGACGGTAAGAAATAAAGAATTGGGAAAATTGAGAATTTATGCATCTAAAAACAATTTGAAAAACCACTTAAGTGATATAGTTCTATCTTTTTCTGAACAAGCAAGTTTTAAAAATATAGATTTAATTAAAGATTTTCCAAATGAAGAAATTACTTTATGGTATGATGTAGATAAAATTGAACATGTAATATATAATCTACTTTCAAATGCTTTTAAATTTACTCCCAGAGAAGGCTCTATTGCTATAAAAATTGACAATAAGAACACAGACACAGTTAAAATTTGTGTTTCAGATTCCGGACCAGGAATACCTAAACAAGAACTCGAAGACATCTTTAAGATTTTTTATCGATCTGAGCTAGGCAAACATAAAAGAGGTCTAGGTATTGGACTTGCCCTAACAAAAGAAATGGTATCACTACACCACGGAAAAATTGATGTAGAATCTTCACCCGAAAAAGGAACTTGTTTTTCTGTTTTATTAAGTAAAAATGAAAATAAATTTTCTGAAAATGAAAAAGTTACGGTCGAATCTAAAAAAGAACCAATAAAGCTAGCCAGTGAATACACAAAAGAATTGGATTTAAATTTAAATACAGATGTAAATAAAAATAGATTACATACACTTTTAATCGTAGAGGATAATATTGAAATGCAAATGTTTTTAAAAGATGTTTTAGAAACAACATATAACTTGCTATTTGCAGAAAATGGGAAACAAGGAATTGTACTGGCCAAAAAAAATAAACCTGATTTAATAATAAGTGATATTATGATGCCAGTTATGGATGGTATAGAAATGTGTAAAGTGCTTCAGAAAAAAAAATCTACGGGTCATATTCCCATAATTTTACTAACAGCTAAGAACTCTAGCAAATTTAAGCTCTTAGGGCTTAAAACCGGTGCAGTTGAATACTTAAGAAAACCATTTAATTTTCATGAACTTCAGTTGAAAATTGAAAATACAATTAAAAATCAAGAAAAAGTAGTAGCTAGATATAAAACAGATCTTATAAGTAAACCTAAGGAAAACAATTCTAAATCCAAAGATGATATTTTTATGGAAGATTTAGTTAAACAGTTGGATATTCAATTAGAGAATTCAGATTTTAAATTAGAAGATCTTTCTGATTGTCTAAACATGAGTTACTCTGTAATCTACAGAAAATGCCAAGATATAACAGGAAAATCATTAGTTGAGTTTGTTAGATCGTTAAGGCTTAAAAAAGCAGCTGTATTAATTGTAAAAAAAGGATACAACATCTCTGAAGCTGCTTTTACCGTAGGTTTTAAAGATGCAAAATATTTTACAAAACGTTTCAAAGAAGAGTTTAAAACAACACCCTACAGTATGAAAAAAGAAATAACCAAATTAAACTCAACTAAGATACTTGAAAAGTATAAAATCCAATTTTAA
- a CDS encoding sulfatase-like hydrolase/transferase yields MKIFISFLILVCLGSVNAQNRNQNDRPNFILIVADDLGYGDLGITGSKQIKTPNIDRLAKTGMFFTEGYVSSAVCSPSRAGLLTGINQVEFGYDNNLGGNQPGFDPNFLGLPIEQKTIANHLKPLGYVNGLIGKWHLGYEDQFHPLKRGFDEFWGYRGGGHDYFKANDSKRGYKAAIECNYKTPQKITYITDDKGDECVDFIKRNHDKPFFLYASFNAPHTPMQATKEDLELYSNIKDKKRRTYAAMVHRLDVNIGKIIVTLKEQQLSKNTLIVFISDNGGPVFTNGSINAPFNGKKGILLEGGIHVPFIMNWQGKIAAGNNYSNAVSSLDLAPTFVELAGGKINEEINFSGVNLMPFVLGENIDIPHKDLKWRFTISAAIREGDWKLIRLPDRLPSLYHLPTDVSEQNNVSLKNLDITKRLLKKLGIWDVKLPHPVFLEGAVWKKRQLKHYDDEYFLHQPE; encoded by the coding sequence ATGAAAATTTTCATTTCTTTTTTGATTTTGGTTTGCCTAGGGAGTGTTAACGCTCAAAATAGAAATCAAAATGATAGACCAAATTTTATTCTTATTGTAGCCGATGATTTGGGATATGGAGATCTTGGTATTACTGGGAGCAAACAAATAAAAACACCAAATATTGATAGGCTGGCAAAAACAGGAATGTTTTTTACAGAGGGTTATGTTTCTTCAGCTGTTTGTAGTCCTTCAAGAGCAGGGCTTTTAACGGGTATAAATCAAGTGGAGTTTGGATATGATAATAATCTTGGTGGAAATCAACCTGGATTCGACCCTAATTTTTTAGGCCTTCCAATAGAACAAAAAACAATTGCGAACCATTTGAAACCTCTGGGATATGTAAATGGTTTAATTGGCAAATGGCATTTAGGATATGAAGATCAGTTCCACCCGTTGAAAAGGGGATTTGATGAATTTTGGGGATATAGAGGTGGTGGTCATGATTATTTTAAGGCAAATGATTCTAAAAGAGGATATAAAGCAGCAATAGAATGCAATTATAAAACGCCACAAAAAATAACTTACATTACCGATGATAAAGGAGATGAATGTGTAGATTTTATAAAAAGGAATCATGATAAACCGTTCTTTTTATATGCTTCGTTTAATGCTCCGCATACGCCAATGCAGGCTACAAAAGAAGATTTAGAACTGTATTCAAATATAAAAGACAAAAAGCGAAGAACCTATGCGGCTATGGTACATCGGCTTGATGTGAATATTGGGAAAATTATTGTCACCTTAAAAGAACAACAGTTGAGTAAAAATACATTGATCGTTTTTATAAGTGATAACGGTGGACCAGTATTTACGAATGGATCTATTAATGCACCGTTTAATGGAAAAAAGGGAATTTTACTTGAAGGTGGAATACATGTTCCATTTATTATGAACTGGCAAGGAAAGATTGCAGCCGGTAATAATTATAGTAATGCGGTTTCATCTCTGGACTTAGCACCTACTTTTGTAGAATTGGCAGGAGGAAAAATTAATGAAGAAATAAATTTTAGTGGCGTAAATTTAATGCCATTTGTTTTGGGAGAAAATATTGACATACCACATAAAGACTTAAAATGGCGGTTTACTATAAGTGCCGCCATAAGAGAAGGAGACTGGAAATTAATTAGACTTCCAGACAGATTACCCTCATTGTATCATCTTCCCACGGATGTTTCTGAGCAAAATAATGTTTCGTTGAAAAATTTAGATATTACTAAGCGGTTATTAAAAAAATTAGGGATTTGGGACGTCAAATTACCACATCCTGTATTTTTAGAAGGAGCTGTATGGAAAAAAAGACAACTGAAACATTACGACGATGAATATTTTTTACACCAACCTGAATAA
- a CDS encoding SusC/RagA family TonB-linked outer membrane protein produces MKKLIFKVFLVLFFGFSYITYAQDITITGTVLDETNAPLPGASILVKGTTNGVTTDFDGKYSIVANPTATLVFSFVGYKSVERAIDNRTVINLVMEEDASQLDEVVVVGFGTQKKANVTGATGFVEMEDILANRPVTNAMQAIQGTIPGLQILTNSGQPGSSGLDINIRGITSINGGSPLILMNNVPVSIEDINPQDVASITVLKDASATSIYGARAAFGVVLITTKSTARDQPVKFNYSSTFSFMEPEDIPDKASTYDFVNALNDWGTNPFWTGQDIPTWVGFLEEYKTNPSTYPEGYAEFNGLRYPLADTDLIGEWINDPGFTQIHNFSFSGGGSKTSYRISAGYSDEDGIIITRNDSYKKYNVNASLTTDLTSKLTSTTNIIYRNSIRRTPLGSYSNSISFNPYTPAGGNFVLDDGTEVPYDTPANRERIKVAPKILNDNIRFFQKLDYNLVEGLHLIGEYTFEKLNLTRTTSDNQILTANPERFVLNAVDPVNTFFRKENTQTNYNAFNIYGKYEISLNDQHNFSLLAGMNSEENSFESFDAKRNNLINVDLPSLSGATGNQTTDDSYGEWAVLGYFGRLNYNFNEKYFLELSGRYDGSSRFPKDDRFGFFPSFSAGWHLGKESFMESVDFLTSLKLRGSWGEIGNQQTNSLYPAIPGLGITDYSDRSAFNWLNEETGTRYSTLRLPNLVSSSFTWETVQTLNLGFDASFFNNRLSTSFDWFKRKTLDMLAPGAELPAVLGANAPLENVADLESKGWELGISWKDKINEFTYNLGFSLSDNQAEITKFDNPAGLLSQYYVGREFGEIWGYTTDGYYTEDDFVEGTLNADLTGGTLKDGIPRWEGRNQNPGDIKFVDRNGDGIINDGNNTLDDPGDRTIIGNSTRRYQYGVFGNFDYKNFDFSFLLNGVGKRDLYLNNRVRFPYPDEFSVVYQSQLDYWTPENRDAFFPRNYPLGGVNYGVSRSTQTKYMLNGAYLRMKNITLGYTIPQKILDKIKVDKLRIYVAGENLFGINDYPDGINTELRVVGSGGIYPYLRSYSVGLNLTF; encoded by the coding sequence ATGAAAAAACTAATTTTTAAAGTATTTCTAGTTTTGTTTTTTGGATTTTCGTATATTACGTATGCCCAAGACATAACAATAACTGGAACTGTACTTGATGAAACAAATGCACCCTTGCCTGGTGCCAGTATTTTGGTAAAAGGTACAACTAATGGTGTAACAACAGATTTTGATGGCAAATATAGCATTGTAGCAAATCCAACCGCTACATTGGTATTTAGTTTTGTAGGCTACAAATCTGTTGAAAGAGCGATTGATAACCGAACCGTTATTAATTTGGTAATGGAGGAAGATGCCTCCCAACTTGATGAAGTTGTGGTGGTAGGTTTTGGTACTCAGAAAAAGGCCAATGTTACTGGAGCAACCGGTTTTGTGGAAATGGAAGATATTTTGGCAAATAGACCTGTAACCAATGCCATGCAGGCCATTCAAGGTACAATTCCAGGTCTCCAGATTTTAACGAATTCAGGTCAACCAGGCTCATCCGGTTTAGATATTAATATTAGAGGGATTACTTCTATAAATGGAGGTTCTCCTTTAATTTTAATGAACAATGTTCCTGTATCTATTGAAGATATCAATCCACAAGATGTAGCATCAATAACAGTGCTAAAAGATGCATCAGCAACATCAATTTATGGTGCAAGAGCTGCATTTGGTGTTGTATTGATAACAACTAAAAGCACAGCAAGAGACCAACCCGTAAAGTTCAATTACTCTTCTACTTTTAGTTTTATGGAGCCGGAAGATATTCCAGACAAGGCATCTACTTACGACTTTGTAAATGCGTTGAACGATTGGGGAACAAACCCATTTTGGACAGGACAAGATATCCCTACATGGGTAGGTTTTTTAGAGGAATATAAAACGAATCCGTCTACATACCCAGAGGGGTATGCCGAATTTAATGGATTAAGATACCCACTTGCTGATACAGATCTAATTGGCGAATGGATTAATGATCCAGGATTTACACAAATACATAATTTTAGTTTTAGTGGTGGTGGCTCTAAAACAAGCTACAGAATATCTGCTGGTTATAGTGATGAAGACGGTATCATCATTACAAGAAATGATAGTTACAAAAAGTATAATGTAAATGCTTCTTTAACTACGGACCTTACTTCTAAACTCACTTCAACTACAAATATTATTTACAGAAATAGTATAAGAAGAACACCGTTGGGAAGTTATAGCAATTCAATAAGTTTTAACCCTTACACACCAGCTGGTGGTAATTTTGTATTAGATGATGGTACAGAAGTGCCTTATGATACTCCGGCCAATAGGGAACGAATTAAAGTGGCACCAAAAATACTAAATGATAATATCCGCTTTTTTCAAAAATTGGATTATAATTTAGTTGAAGGCTTACATTTAATTGGTGAGTATACATTTGAAAAATTAAATTTAACTAGAACTACTAGTGATAATCAAATATTGACAGCAAATCCGGAAAGATTTGTATTGAATGCCGTGGACCCAGTTAATACCTTTTTTAGAAAAGAAAATACACAGACCAACTATAATGCATTTAATATTTATGGTAAGTATGAAATTAGTTTAAATGATCAACACAATTTTAGCTTACTTGCTGGTATGAATAGTGAGGAAAATAGCTTCGAATCTTTTGATGCTAAAAGAAACAACCTTATTAATGTTGATTTGCCTTCCTTGTCTGGTGCAACTGGAAATCAAACTACAGATGATTCTTACGGAGAATGGGCAGTATTGGGTTATTTTGGAAGGTTAAATTATAATTTCAATGAAAAATATTTCTTGGAATTAAGTGGTCGTTATGATGGATCCTCAAGATTTCCAAAAGATGATCGATTTGGTTTCTTTCCGTCATTTTCTGCAGGATGGCATTTAGGTAAGGAGTCTTTTATGGAATCTGTTGACTTTTTAACAAGTCTTAAATTAAGAGGCTCATGGGGTGAAATTGGTAACCAACAAACAAACTCTTTATACCCAGCAATACCAGGTCTCGGAATTACAGATTATAGCGATAGAAGTGCTTTTAACTGGTTAAATGAAGAGACAGGAACCCGTTATTCTACTTTAAGATTGCCTAATTTAGTAAGTTCATCTTTTACATGGGAAACCGTGCAAACATTAAACTTAGGTTTTGATGCATCCTTTTTTAACAACAGGTTAAGTACTTCTTTTGACTGGTTTAAAAGAAAAACTTTAGATATGTTGGCTCCTGGTGCTGAGCTTCCAGCTGTATTAGGTGCTAATGCTCCATTAGAGAATGTGGCCGATTTAGAATCTAAAGGTTGGGAACTGGGTATTTCATGGAAAGATAAAATCAATGAGTTTACTTATAATCTTGGTTTTTCACTTTCAGATAATCAAGCTGAAATTACCAAATTTGATAATCCGGCTGGATTACTGAGCCAGTATTATGTTGGTAGGGAATTTGGTGAAATTTGGGGTTATACAACAGATGGTTATTACACGGAAGATGATTTTGTAGAAGGAACTTTAAATGCAGACTTAACTGGAGGAACCCTAAAAGATGGTATACCAAGATGGGAAGGCCGTAATCAAAATCCTGGTGATATAAAGTTTGTTGATCGAAATGGCGATGGAATTATTAATGATGGTAATAATACATTGGACGATCCAGGTGATAGAACCATAATAGGTAATTCAACAAGAAGGTATCAATATGGTGTTTTTGGAAATTTTGATTATAAGAACTTTGATTTTTCATTTTTATTGAATGGAGTGGGTAAAAGAGATTTATATTTGAACAACCGAGTGCGTTTTCCATATCCTGATGAATTTTCTGTAGTCTATCAATCACAATTAGATTATTGGACACCAGAAAATAGAGATGCTTTTTTTCCAAGGAACTACCCTCTTGGTGGAGTTAATTATGGAGTTAGTAGAAGTACTCAAACTAAATACATGCTAAACGGAGCTTATTTAAGGATGAAAAACATAACATTGGGTTATACCATACCTCAAAAAATACTAGATAAAATTAAGGTGGACAAACTACGTATTTATGTAGCTGGTGAAAACCTTTTCGGTATTAATGATTACCCAGATGGGATTAATACGGAATTACGAGTTGTTGGTAGTGGAGGAATTTATCCCTACCTAAGAAGTTATTCTGTAGGTTTAAACTTAACTTTTTAA
- a CDS encoding RagB/SusD family nutrient uptake outer membrane protein: MKKINFIIIASLLLLISGCNEDFLDKLPKDQLTVETTFTTNSNFETYAWSMYAEALPGYYDLSPINRERGSDLMVNNSGTVGEALLWQRKTVPSSSNTWSSAFVNIRRANLMLDNIENSQLTDAEKDHWRGVGLFFRAYEYVELIANYGEVPWVNKALTEADEDILFGPKMARDELAQNVLNDLKEAEAKISPNGSGSNTINTDVVRALISRFGLYEGTWRKYHGLGGEATYLQASADASAQLIADHPNLHPSYDEVFNSETLKGVQGILLYKAYEFGILNGRWSHYNRSSIGHEDLTKKAVDQYLCLDGETIFTSPLFDGEQDAYDEFRNRDHRLYFNTPPPFRVDTGGKNQLTWEYDSDPKHREYIDLMETLSDDQHKTLPTINWRGLVVRTSPHFRKFNEGHGFNVTYSGYAFYKFSNKISRLQNRDSHDAPIFRMGEVFLNYAEAMFELGQFTQEIADQTINKLRARGAVAPLDIGAVPDDPTRDADVDVVLWEIRRERGVEFLAEGLGRVFDIKRWKKLVEYGDDEKLGRWVNNADYNNKLPVQGGGAQGYVSPFGVPPGVPEYYYLEPIPSDQIVLNPQLIQNTGWE; the protein is encoded by the coding sequence ATGAAAAAAATAAATTTTATAATAATTGCCTCTTTATTACTACTAATAAGTGGTTGTAATGAAGATTTTCTTGACAAACTACCAAAAGATCAGTTAACGGTAGAAACGACATTTACTACTAATTCTAATTTTGAAACCTATGCATGGTCAATGTATGCAGAAGCCTTACCCGGGTATTATGATTTATCACCTATTAATAGGGAAAGAGGAAGTGATTTGATGGTAAATAATTCAGGTACAGTTGGAGAAGCTTTGTTATGGCAACGTAAAACTGTTCCCTCTTCTTCTAATACTTGGTCAAGTGCATTTGTAAATATTAGACGTGCAAATTTAATGTTAGATAACATTGAAAATAGCCAGTTAACTGATGCTGAAAAAGATCATTGGAGAGGCGTTGGGCTATTTTTTAGAGCTTATGAATATGTTGAATTAATAGCTAATTATGGCGAAGTACCATGGGTTAACAAGGCTTTAACCGAAGCAGATGAAGATATATTATTTGGCCCAAAAATGGCTAGAGATGAATTGGCACAAAATGTGTTAAACGACTTAAAAGAGGCTGAGGCAAAAATAAGCCCTAATGGTAGCGGATCTAATACAATTAATACTGACGTAGTTAGGGCTTTAATTTCAAGGTTTGGGCTATATGAAGGTACATGGAGAAAATACCATGGTTTGGGCGGTGAAGCTACTTATTTACAGGCAAGTGCGGATGCAAGTGCTCAATTGATTGCTGATCATCCCAATTTACACCCTAGTTATGACGAAGTATTTAATAGTGAAACGTTAAAAGGTGTACAAGGTATTTTATTATATAAAGCCTATGAATTTGGTATTCTAAATGGTAGATGGTCACATTACAACAGAAGCTCCATTGGGCATGAAGATTTAACTAAAAAAGCCGTTGACCAGTATTTGTGCTTGGATGGGGAAACCATTTTTACCAGCCCACTTTTTGATGGAGAACAAGATGCTTATGACGAGTTTAGAAACAGAGACCATAGACTGTATTTTAATACACCACCACCTTTTAGAGTAGATACTGGAGGTAAAAACCAATTAACTTGGGAATATGATTCAGATCCAAAGCATAGGGAATACATAGATTTGATGGAAACCCTCAGTGACGATCAACATAAAACGTTACCTACGATTAATTGGAGGGGACTTGTGGTAAGAACTTCGCCACATTTTAGAAAGTTTAACGAGGGTCATGGGTTTAATGTGACCTACTCAGGTTATGCCTTTTATAAATTTTCGAATAAGATTAGTAGGTTGCAGAATAGAGATTCGCATGATGCACCAATTTTTAGAATGGGAGAAGTATTTTTGAACTACGCCGAAGCAATGTTTGAACTGGGTCAGTTTACCCAAGAAATTGCCGATCAGACCATTAACAAATTGAGAGCTCGTGGTGCGGTAGCTCCTTTAGATATTGGTGCTGTGCCTGATGACCCAACACGGGATGCTGATGTTGATGTTGTGTTATGGGAAATTAGAAGAGAACGCGGTGTCGAGTTTTTAGCTGAAGGTTTAGGAAGGGTTTTTGATATAAAGCGTTGGAAAAAATTAGTTGAATATGGTGATGATGAAAAATTAGGCAGATGGGTAAATAATGCAGATTATAATAATAAACTACCAGTTCAAGGTGGTGGTGCACAGGGTTACGTATCGCCTTTTGGTGTTCCGCCAGGTGTGCCAGAATATTATTACTTAGAACCGATACCTTCAGATCAGATTGTGTTAAACCCACAATTGATTCAAAATACAGGTTGGGAATAA